One genomic segment of Rivularia sp. PCC 7116 includes these proteins:
- a CDS encoding calcium-binding protein, which translates to MAIINGNNSSQTLIGTIKNDTIYGKGGNDTLKGGGGNDKLVGGVGIDNFDGGSGFDTVSYDYYSGDINADLQTGKVSSPGVSYTETLKNIEYIEGGSGNDKLFGDDGANRLYGQSGDDKLYGRGGADDLFGYAGNDYLDGWTGIDELFGGTGNDTLLGYSGNDKLYGQGGNDNLKGESGNDYLSGGIGKDKLYGGSGKDTLVGGAGADDFIFNFKSEGIDTIKDFSSGEGDEIVIDKLSFGATSNDQFSYNSSTGALSFNASPTDGILATTFAILEDKPADFSTNLDIAIV; encoded by the coding sequence ATGGCGATTATTAACGGAAACAACAGCAGTCAAACACTCATTGGAACAATTAAAAACGACACTATTTATGGTAAAGGAGGTAATGACACACTCAAAGGTGGAGGTGGCAATGATAAGCTTGTTGGTGGTGTTGGTATAGATAACTTTGATGGTGGAAGCGGTTTCGATACAGTTTCTTACGACTACTATTCTGGAGACATTAATGCAGATTTACAAACTGGTAAAGTAAGTTCTCCCGGTGTCTCATATACTGAAACTCTCAAAAATATCGAATATATCGAAGGTGGTTCTGGTAACGATAAGCTTTTCGGAGATGACGGTGCAAATAGACTTTACGGTCAATCAGGTGACGATAAACTTTACGGTCGTGGAGGGGCTGACGACCTTTTCGGTTATGCAGGTAATGACTATTTAGATGGTTGGACGGGAATCGATGAACTCTTTGGTGGAACGGGAAATGATACCCTGTTAGGTTATTCCGGAAATGATAAATTATACGGTCAAGGTGGAAATGATAACCTCAAAGGTGAGTCTGGAAATGACTACTTGAGTGGTGGTATTGGTAAAGATAAGTTGTACGGTGGAAGCGGAAAAGATACCCTTGTTGGTGGTGCTGGTGCTGATGATTTTATCTTTAATTTTAAGAGTGAAGGTATTGATACCATTAAAGACTTTAGTTCGGGAGAAGGAGACGAGATTGTGATTGATAAACTTAGCTTCGGAGCTACTTCAAACGACCAGTTTTCTTACAACAGTTCTACTGGTGCTTTATCCTTTAATGCTTCACCCACTGATGGTATTCTAGCTACAACTTTTGCAATTCTTGAGGATAAGCCTGCTGATTTCTCTACTAACCTTGATATTGCTATTGTTTAA
- a CDS encoding peptidylprolyl isomerase gives MQANSFLTVDTKPITFEEALKYLESSEEIGNFVGEVLRQYILEQELSSREKLIANSAFVEQAVINFRLEQNLTEAKAFEQWLTSNGLSYESFHQKFQKGFQLERLRDEITLPKLQEVFIEKKIFLDRVVLSRLIVNNQELAEELKIQIEEGEASFEQLVREYSTTEDKIFNGMMGLLSRGQLPDELRAAIDSANPGDLIGPINNEENWCLFRLEHIIGASLNDEELKETLKNEIFEQWLAQKIQEKEVQLAV, from the coding sequence ATGCAAGCTAACTCATTTTTAACAGTTGACACCAAGCCAATTACCTTTGAAGAAGCTCTAAAATACCTGGAATCTTCAGAAGAAATAGGAAATTTTGTGGGAGAAGTACTACGTCAGTATATTTTGGAGCAAGAACTATCGTCAAGAGAAAAGCTAATAGCGAATTCAGCATTTGTAGAGCAAGCAGTTATTAATTTTCGCTTGGAACAAAACTTAACTGAGGCTAAAGCATTTGAGCAATGGCTTACAAGTAATGGTTTGAGCTATGAAAGTTTTCATCAAAAATTTCAGAAGGGATTTCAACTTGAAAGGCTAAGAGATGAAATTACTTTACCCAAGTTACAAGAAGTTTTCATTGAGAAAAAGATTTTTCTTGACCGAGTAGTTCTCTCTCGCTTGATTGTTAATAATCAAGAATTAGCCGAGGAACTTAAAATCCAAATTGAAGAAGGTGAAGCAAGTTTTGAGCAGTTAGTTCGCGAGTATTCCACAACAGAGGACAAAATTTTTAACGGGATGATGGGGTTACTCAGTCGCGGACAACTTCCAGATGAACTAAGAGCCGCTATTGATTCAGCCAATCCTGGAGATTTAATTGGACCAATAAATAACGAAGAGAATTGGTGTTTGTTCCGCTTAGAACATATTATCGGTGCATCGCTGAATGACGAAGAACTCAAGGAAACATTGAAAAACGAGATTTTTGAACAATGGTTAGCACAAAAAATTCAAGAAAAAGAAGTACAGTTAGCAGTGTAA
- a CDS encoding peptidase domain-containing ABC transporter, with amino-acid sequence MVSTKNSRKRSTVSSVTVADEISQIVWQDLPLCLLSPEQQTQFKNLARTNRYILGEKLWSTDIPGRQFLIISGKVRLKEESTNKSLATFTAGEWFGDLLELSGDIKVVASSKEVVVASWDTSLWEEINSPAINEFWENLRDSKQIKSISQPQQISGYPFVSSLNTAAACLTMAAQQLQSPVQLDWVKRQLKGQRPKHLVAATENFGMRLQRLQVRWDDLHQLSFPALLHWQQEHWVVIYGVRGNRAIIGNPLNPSQTCESIPQSVVESAWNGQLWLIEPILKQEKFGLSWFLPPIWRYRNLLAEVLLASLTLQLLGLASPVLTQVIIDKAMVQGSISTLDVMLIALFCIALFEAFLGILRMFTFTHTARRLDLSLSSQVFRHLMQLPLAYFEARRVGDTVARVQEMENIRQFLTGTALTVVLDAIFVVVYLVLMFYYDLKLTMVALAVIPLFAILIFVSTPILRRWLNESFNRSADSQSFLVETVTGIHAVKAHAAERTTRERWEGLFARYVRTDFRAATASNISSNIGNFFRSLSYLLILGFGAHLAIQQKLTVGELVAFQMLSGRVTEPILRLVQLWQNFQQVLLSVDRLGDILNETPEAESGTGLTLPTVEGQITFDKVFFRYRSEQEAILKGISFNIKPGMFVGIVGRSGSGKSTLSKLLQGLYQPESGRILIDNFDVKLADLASLRQQISVVLQDDFLFNSSVSDNITLSNPEITPEQVINAAKYAAAHNFISELPEGYETNVGERGTALSGGQRQRVALARLFLSQAPILILDEATSALDSETEQMVLKNIKEVGQNRTVFMIAHRFEPLKQADLILVLDKGVLIEQGTHAELIKQQGLYWSLYQRQQSSI; translated from the coding sequence ATGGTTAGCACAAAAAATTCAAGAAAAAGAAGTACAGTTAGCAGTGTAACTGTTGCAGATGAAATATCTCAGATAGTTTGGCAAGATTTACCTTTATGTTTACTTTCTCCCGAACAACAAACACAATTCAAAAATTTAGCTCGGACTAATCGCTATATTTTGGGAGAAAAACTTTGGTCTACTGATATCCCAGGAAGACAATTTTTAATTATCAGTGGTAAGGTACGTTTAAAAGAAGAAAGCACCAACAAATCCCTTGCTACTTTTACGGCTGGAGAATGGTTTGGGGATTTACTAGAACTTTCTGGGGACATCAAAGTAGTTGCATCCAGTAAAGAAGTAGTAGTAGCTTCCTGGGATACAAGTCTATGGGAAGAAATCAACTCTCCAGCCATTAATGAATTTTGGGAGAATTTGCGTGATAGCAAACAAATAAAATCAATCTCCCAACCGCAACAGATATCGGGTTATCCATTTGTATCTAGCCTCAATACCGCAGCTGCTTGTTTAACAATGGCTGCACAACAATTGCAAAGTCCGGTACAGTTGGATTGGGTTAAACGTCAGTTAAAGGGACAAAGACCAAAGCATCTAGTAGCAGCCACTGAAAATTTTGGGATGCGTTTGCAGAGGTTGCAGGTTCGTTGGGATGACTTACATCAGCTTTCTTTCCCAGCTTTATTGCACTGGCAACAAGAACATTGGGTTGTAATATATGGTGTCCGAGGTAATCGAGCAATTATCGGTAATCCCCTCAACCCCAGTCAAACTTGCGAAAGTATTCCTCAATCGGTCGTTGAATCTGCATGGAACGGACAACTTTGGTTGATAGAACCAATTCTTAAACAAGAAAAGTTTGGTTTAAGTTGGTTTTTACCACCTATTTGGCGCTACCGTAATTTATTAGCAGAAGTATTATTAGCATCTTTAACCTTGCAACTGCTGGGATTAGCCAGTCCGGTATTAACTCAGGTCATTATCGACAAAGCAATGGTTCAGGGTAGCATTTCAACCTTAGATGTAATGTTAATTGCTTTGTTTTGCATTGCTTTATTTGAAGCATTTCTGGGTATTTTACGGATGTTCACTTTTACCCATACTGCTCGTCGTTTGGATTTAAGTTTATCTTCTCAAGTTTTTCGTCATCTAATGCAGCTACCCCTAGCTTATTTTGAAGCTCGTCGAGTGGGAGACACCGTTGCACGAGTCCAAGAGATGGAAAATATTCGTCAATTTCTTACGGGAACTGCTTTGACAGTAGTTTTAGATGCAATATTCGTTGTCGTATATTTAGTTCTAATGTTCTATTACGACTTAAAGCTGACGATGGTTGCTTTAGCTGTCATTCCTTTATTTGCTATTCTTATCTTTGTTTCTACACCAATTCTACGACGTTGGCTGAATGAATCTTTTAACCGTAGTGCTGATAGTCAATCTTTTTTAGTAGAAACAGTGACTGGGATTCATGCAGTCAAAGCCCATGCAGCGGAAAGGACAACACGAGAACGCTGGGAGGGATTGTTTGCTCGTTATGTACGTACTGATTTTAGGGCTGCAACCGCTTCCAATATTAGCAGCAACATTGGTAACTTTTTTCGCAGCTTATCTTACCTGTTAATTTTAGGATTTGGCGCTCACTTAGCAATCCAACAAAAGCTAACAGTAGGCGAACTAGTCGCATTCCAAATGCTATCAGGACGAGTCACAGAACCTATTTTAAGACTAGTACAATTATGGCAGAATTTTCAACAAGTTTTACTTTCCGTTGATCGTTTGGGAGATATTTTAAATGAAACACCAGAAGCAGAATCAGGAACGGGTTTAACTCTACCGACCGTAGAGGGACAAATTACCTTTGATAAAGTTTTCTTTCGCTATCGCTCTGAGCAAGAAGCAATTCTCAAAGGGATTTCTTTTAATATTAAACCGGGAATGTTTGTAGGAATAGTTGGTCGCAGCGGTTCTGGTAAAAGTACTCTTTCTAAACTTTTACAAGGGTTGTATCAACCGGAATCTGGTCGTATATTAATAGATAATTTTGATGTAAAACTTGCGGATTTAGCTTCCTTACGACAGCAAATTTCTGTAGTACTCCAAGATGATTTTCTTTTTAACAGTTCTGTCTCAGATAATATTACCTTAAGCAATCCAGAAATTACTCCCGAGCAAGTAATAAATGCAGCCAAGTATGCAGCAGCCCATAACTTTATCAGCGAATTACCTGAAGGTTATGAAACTAATGTCGGAGAAAGGGGTACAGCCCTTTCAGGTGGACAAAGACAAAGAGTTGCTTTAGCACGTTTATTTCTTTCCCAAGCACCGATTTTGATTTTAGATGAAGCAACAAGCGCTTTAGATAGCGAGACAGAACAAATGGTGCTGAAAAATATTAAAGAAGTAGGTCAAAATCGTACAGTATTTATGATTGCTCATCGCTTCGAGCCTCTCAAGCAAGCGGATTTAATTTTGGTATTGGATAAAGGTGTGTTGATAGAACAAGGAACCCATGCAGAATTAATCAAGCAACAGGGATTATACTGGTCGCTATATCAGCGTCAACAATCTTCGATATAA
- a CDS encoding S8 family serine peptidase, protein MLLTDKTKNSNGATNSLNTTGNFQILDNSLGSHDLNNYSVSKSRSQSSSSATSKASSAVDPNGSFSKANQLGTLHNSRREYGDIGYHTSYGKDKQDFWKFRLNSNRDVTLSLSGLSEDAGLAIYDSSKKLISWSNKGGNASEFIRSSLSKGDYYALVYKYSGNSTNYTLTTNLNLSKYVSGNLRANTFSLDSRYDKMIFSGNGNVDYGTGQRDILNLSSISSKSVKFNYASIYGGGVLYNPGKGSRVFDAVTLSNGKQILFEGIEKISFRDRTINLSVKPNDPLFKKQWNLHMTGVHNAWRFTKGSSKVLVGIQDTGLGTNSRGFIHSDLRRTTIYKNNYRDEFFRTFKGKGYGRKLTSHGTPVQGIIGAASNNGWGMSGINWNSRVFNVDVLDGNKNDQSLTKATQKMINEASRNGQRLVINMSLSGGSISSAFEKLIARNQKNALFVMSSGNNNRNSLSDPASLSSKYSNVISVGASWGTRDTRGNSRIPGTRISYSGWWGSNYGNGLTLMAPSEVYTTNAKRNPSGIVQFGYDSRFSGTSAAAPHVTGIASLVWSVNSRLSATQIKSILSQTAYNLGARGYDKVYGHGFVNADAAVRRAMALARGAA, encoded by the coding sequence ATGCTACTGACTGACAAAACAAAGAATAGCAATGGTGCAACTAATAGTTTAAACACTACAGGGAATTTCCAAATATTAGACAATTCTCTTGGTTCCCACGACTTAAATAATTACTCTGTTTCCAAATCCAGAAGTCAGAGTAGTTCTAGTGCTACTAGTAAAGCTTCTTCTGCTGTAGACCCTAACGGTAGTTTTTCTAAAGCCAATCAACTAGGAACTCTACACAATAGCCGTCGAGAATATGGTGATATCGGTTATCATACTAGCTACGGAAAAGATAAACAAGACTTCTGGAAATTCAGACTAAATAGTAACCGCGATGTAACTCTAAGTCTTTCTGGCTTGAGTGAGGACGCTGGTTTAGCAATATATGACAGTTCAAAGAAATTAATTTCTTGGTCTAACAAAGGTGGTAATGCTTCTGAATTTATTCGTAGCTCCCTTTCTAAAGGCGACTACTATGCCCTAGTTTATAAATATTCTGGTAATAGTACAAATTACACGCTTACAACTAACCTCAACTTGAGTAAGTATGTAAGTGGAAATTTAAGAGCTAATACTTTCTCGCTTGACTCTCGTTACGACAAGATGATTTTCTCTGGAAACGGTAATGTCGATTACGGCACTGGTCAGCGAGATATTCTCAATCTTTCTAGTATTTCTTCCAAAAGCGTAAAATTTAATTATGCAAGCATTTATGGAGGTGGTGTCCTTTATAACCCTGGTAAAGGTAGTCGTGTATTTGATGCTGTTACCTTAAGTAACGGTAAACAAATATTATTTGAGGGAATTGAAAAAATTAGCTTTCGCGATCGCACAATTAATTTATCAGTAAAACCCAATGACCCTTTATTTAAGAAACAATGGAATTTACATATGACGGGGGTTCACAATGCGTGGCGTTTTACTAAAGGTTCATCAAAAGTATTAGTTGGCATACAAGACACAGGACTAGGAACTAATAGTCGTGGTTTCATCCACTCAGATTTACGTAGAACTACAATCTACAAAAATAACTATCGAGATGAATTTTTCCGTACTTTTAAGGGTAAAGGTTATGGAAGAAAACTTACTTCTCATGGAACACCCGTTCAAGGAATAATTGGGGCTGCAAGTAATAATGGATGGGGTATGAGTGGAATCAACTGGAATTCTCGGGTCTTCAATGTTGATGTTCTTGATGGTAATAAAAACGACCAATCTCTTACCAAAGCGACTCAAAAGATGATTAATGAGGCTAGTCGTAATGGACAGCGGCTTGTCATAAATATGAGCTTAAGTGGTGGTAGCATCAGTAGTGCGTTTGAAAAATTGATTGCTCGAAATCAAAAGAATGCTCTGTTTGTAATGTCATCTGGTAACAATAATCGTAATAGTCTCTCCGATCCTGCAAGTCTGTCAAGTAAGTATAGTAATGTTATTTCTGTAGGTGCTTCTTGGGGAACTCGCGATACACGCGGAAATTCCAGAATACCCGGTACTCGGATTTCTTATTCCGGATGGTGGGGTTCAAATTATGGGAATGGATTAACCTTGATGGCTCCTTCTGAAGTATATACCACTAATGCAAAGCGTAACCCATCAGGAATTGTTCAGTTCGGATATGATAGCCGTTTTAGTGGAACTTCCGCAGCTGCACCCCATGTTACAGGAATTGCTTCATTAGTTTGGAGTGTAAATAGTCGATTGAGCGCAACCCAAATTAAGTCAATTCTGTCACAAACAGCATATAACCTTGGCGCAAGAGGCTATGACAAAGTTTACGGTCATGGATTCGTTAATGCGGATGCTGCTGTTAGAAGGGCTATGGCATTAGCAAGAGGTGCTGCATAA
- a CDS encoding protease complex subunit PrcB family protein, with the protein MSNLIKFEVVDIGANPLEESFEPDSKVLVFRDKRKWSKFWNTTSTLDLNLQKPEAPKFNFDKQMIIGLTSGSKSTGGYRVIIDKIESIQGKQDKRWIIHYTETIPDDSCILTQKPTTPSIFIVTDKSGISKIDLKGKKMVYSCSN; encoded by the coding sequence ATGAGTAATCTAATTAAATTTGAAGTAGTCGATATTGGAGCCAATCCTTTAGAAGAGAGCTTTGAGCCTGATTCAAAAGTACTTGTATTCCGGGATAAAAGGAAATGGAGTAAGTTCTGGAATACAACTTCCACTCTAGATTTAAACTTACAAAAACCAGAAGCTCCTAAATTCAATTTTGATAAACAAATGATTATTGGATTAACTTCTGGTTCTAAAAGTACGGGAGGTTATAGAGTTATTATCGACAAAATTGAGTCAATTCAAGGAAAACAGGATAAACGCTGGATAATTCACTATACCGAAACAATACCCGATGATAGTTGTATTTTAACCCAAAAACCAACTACTCCGAGCATTTTCATCGTAACGGATAAATCAGGTATTTCTAAGATTGATTTAAAAGGTAAAAAAATGGTTTACTCATGCTCGAATTAA
- a CDS encoding HlyD family efflux transporter periplasmic adaptor subunit translates to MQNSHPALSVIKTRQIRQKFVQNEDYLSHELGQAVKKLPPFYTRMLAGGISLLALGTLTWAHFSKVDEVAVAQGKLIPSEQVRPLRSMGEGVIKEIKIKEGDKVNKGDILIERVPDLPEAEINSLENSAKLIEQDLARLAAEHTGKVSTGVGLQDQLLLSRLEDFKNRRAAAVAESNRQLAIKDAAKKRLIGLQLNLVNAKTNLTHAQTSSINAQKLLQQNEKRLKLAHKREQSFASLVSSGAVAHMDYIESQERAISTSADVTRANNEITQARDRITDVRDKITSLLRDIAVQEQEIHQAQQAYTATLNQAKRLDAERTSEILTQTNRRREELTNIQGELAKVKTRRKGETIKAPTQGIAYNLKATVGPVQPGEELLSIVSPKNELVLEAKVLNRDIGFIKEGMDVKVKMSTFPFQEFGTVDGKVIKISPNAVNDEQLGSVFLARIKLTQHSMKVRGKQSNFTPGMTASAEIVTRQKSILMFFIEPIISRFDEAFSAR, encoded by the coding sequence ATGCAAAATTCACATCCCGCACTTTCAGTCATCAAAACCCGTCAAATTCGCCAAAAATTTGTCCAAAATGAAGATTACTTATCTCATGAATTAGGACAAGCAGTTAAGAAATTACCACCCTTTTATACTCGTATGCTTGCAGGGGGTATTAGCTTGTTAGCACTTGGCACCCTTACCTGGGCGCATTTTAGTAAAGTTGATGAAGTTGCAGTAGCTCAAGGTAAATTAATTCCTTCCGAACAAGTGCGTCCATTACGTTCTATGGGAGAAGGAGTAATCAAAGAAATCAAAATTAAAGAAGGAGATAAAGTAAACAAAGGGGACATATTAATTGAACGGGTTCCAGACTTACCGGAAGCAGAAATTAACAGTTTAGAGAACTCTGCAAAACTTATTGAGCAAGACTTAGCACGTCTGGCAGCCGAGCATACGGGTAAAGTGTCAACTGGAGTCGGATTACAAGACCAATTATTACTATCACGTTTGGAAGACTTTAAAAATCGCCGTGCTGCTGCTGTTGCAGAATCTAATCGTCAACTAGCAATTAAAGATGCGGCTAAAAAGCGATTGATTGGTTTGCAACTAAACCTTGTGAATGCCAAAACTAATCTTACTCATGCACAAACTAGTTCTATTAACGCACAGAAGCTTCTGCAACAAAACGAGAAAAGACTCAAATTAGCTCATAAAAGAGAGCAGTCTTTTGCTTCTTTAGTAAGTAGTGGTGCTGTTGCTCATATGGACTATATTGAATCCCAAGAAAGAGCTATCAGTACATCTGCTGATGTCACTAGAGCTAATAATGAAATTACCCAAGCACGCGATCGCATTACAGATGTTCGGGATAAAATTACTTCTTTGCTAAGAGATATTGCGGTGCAAGAGCAAGAGATTCATCAAGCACAACAAGCATACACCGCTACTCTCAATCAAGCAAAACGTCTCGATGCAGAACGCACTAGCGAAATTTTGACTCAAACCAATAGACGCAGAGAAGAACTGACTAATATTCAAGGTGAACTAGCTAAGGTCAAAACTAGACGCAAAGGTGAAACAATTAAGGCTCCAACACAAGGAATAGCTTATAATCTCAAAGCAACTGTTGGACCAGTGCAACCAGGAGAAGAATTACTATCTATTGTCTCTCCTAAAAATGAACTAGTATTAGAAGCAAAAGTACTCAACCGCGACATAGGTTTTATTAAAGAAGGAATGGACGTGAAAGTAAAAATGTCTACGTTTCCCTTCCAGGAATTTGGTACAGTAGATGGTAAAGTAATTAAGATTAGCCCTAATGCCGTTAATGATGAACAATTGGGGTCTGTTTTCTTGGCACGAATAAAACTTACACAGCATTCAATGAAAGTACGAGGTAAACAATCTAACTTTACCCCAGGAATGACTGCAAGCGCAGAAATCGTAACTCGACAAAAATCTATTTTAATGTTCTTTATTGAACCAATTATCAGTAGATTTGATGAGGCATTTTCAGCGAGGTAA
- a CDS encoding reverse transcriptase-like protein, protein MIKPNSKFLDYHEQVLNLLSDFDDYSLCWIPRKQNKLADKAANKCLKEHQPIHTKSLAEEYVEYLIYGNLNEYL, encoded by the coding sequence TTGATAAAACCTAACTCTAAATTTTTAGATTATCACGAGCAAGTCTTGAATTTATTGTCTGATTTTGATGATTATTCCCTCTGTTGGATTCCTAGAAAACAAAATAAATTAGCTGATAAAGCAGCTAATAAATGTTTAAAGGAGCATCAGCCTATACATACTAAAAGTCTTGCTGAAGAGTACGTGGAGTATTTAATTTATGGGAATTTGAATGAGTATTTATGA
- a CDS encoding reverse transcriptase-like protein, which translates to MAPPKKIIALTPLELNQYQICLFRREGKNKWHIVKILIENAPKSKVEAIEKMKLISEQLKIPWQKKPLKDVTRKRLHNSEKRKARKQARLAARAKRPPILTFDGTSLGRPGISASAAVIEMPDLTYHTTTKFLPRAFADDAEYEGLIIGLEKAKELGISKLEIKGDSQMVIYQI; encoded by the coding sequence ATGGCTCCACCGAAAAAAATAATTGCTTTAACTCCATTAGAGCTTAATCAATATCAAATTTGTTTATTTAGACGAGAGGGTAAAAATAAGTGGCACATCGTCAAAATTTTGATTGAAAATGCTCCGAAATCTAAAGTAGAAGCTATTGAGAAAATGAAGCTTATTTCGGAGCAATTAAAAATCCCTTGGCAAAAGAAACCGTTGAAGGATGTAACCAGAAAACGACTGCATAATTCTGAAAAAAGAAAAGCTCGAAAACAAGCACGGTTGGCTGCTCGTGCCAAAAGACCACCTATTCTCACTTTTGATGGTACATCTTTAGGGCGACCTGGGATTTCAGCTTCAGCCGCAGTTATTGAAATGCCCGATTTAACTTATCATACAACTACCAAATTTCTTCCTCGTGCTTTTGCAGACGATGCAGAATATGAAGGATTGATTATTGGTCTTGAGAAAGCTAAAGAATTAGGAATATCTAAGCTTGAAATCAAAGGTGATAGCCAAATGGTTATTTATCAGATATAG
- a CDS encoding type II toxin-antitoxin system HicB family antitoxin, producing the protein MKNNSKQIYNYTVILEKEADGGYHAFCPVLKGCHSQGDSFEEAIENITEAIELYIESLRADNQSIPKEDLIVKPLSILA; encoded by the coding sequence ATGAAAAACAATAGTAAACAAATTTACAATTATACAGTTATTCTAGAAAAAGAAGCTGATGGAGGTTATCATGCTTTTTGTCCTGTTTTAAAAGGCTGTCATTCTCAAGGCGATTCTTTTGAAGAAGCCATTGAAAATATTACAGAAGCTATTGAATTATATATTGAAAGTTTAAGGGCTGATAATCAGTCTATTCCCAAAGAAGATTTAATTGTAAAGCCATTAAGTATTTTGGCATGA
- a CDS encoding type II toxin-antitoxin system HicA family toxin → MENLGFYLDRQKGSHAIYKDSSGRRVVVPIHAGKYLKQGTLMGMIQDIGIDKETFFELLGK, encoded by the coding sequence ATTGAAAATTTAGGTTTTTATCTTGACCGTCAGAAAGGGAGCCATGCTATTTATAAAGATAGTAGTGGACGAAGAGTGGTTGTTCCTATTCACGCGGGAAAATATTTAAAGCAAGGCACTTTGATGGGCATGATTCAAGATATTGGTATTGATAAAGAAACTTTTTTTGAGCTACTGGGAAAATAA
- a CDS encoding type IV toxin-antitoxin system AbiEi family antitoxin: MQHEENLLQQCLENLELLPNIQITPKNRPNKRFYSKETGIITIYSPLQSVDYMYAIQPDVTSTTAEVVIDDLLLKQQKVNEKLFLITRSLSEAAINKLVANNIEFIDTNGNIYLNSPAAYIFIREKHLFQEKSVSHSEITSNSLKVIYILLKSPDMLRTSSEELAIAAGVISVTVNDTLNNLYKLGYLQRQRDGKYIITRYTKLLERWEMGYAETLRAELLLGTFTPIVKSKFTVFCASLIQKAKENNFLVGGELGAAIATSYLIPTRAVLYVKENYQLIAEKLKLKPCSEGEIIFCKQFGSYNAYDYNQSEPIIDPLLIYAELIMENNKRLEETAKRIFMKYIKDRQQNA, translated from the coding sequence ATGCAACATGAAGAAAATTTATTGCAGCAATGCTTAGAAAACCTTGAATTATTGCCGAATATCCAAATCACTCCAAAAAATAGACCAAATAAGCGGTTCTATAGTAAAGAAACAGGAATAATTACAATTTACAGTCCGTTACAGTCGGTTGATTATATGTACGCTATTCAACCAGATGTCACCAGCACAACGGCTGAAGTTGTCATAGATGATTTGCTGCTGAAGCAACAAAAAGTAAATGAAAAACTCTTTCTTATTACTCGTTCTTTATCAGAAGCTGCTATTAATAAGTTAGTAGCAAATAATATTGAGTTTATCGACACGAATGGTAATATTTATCTAAATAGTCCCGCTGCATATATTTTTATTCGTGAGAAACATCTGTTTCAAGAAAAATCAGTATCTCATTCAGAAATTACTTCCAATAGTCTTAAAGTTATTTATATTCTGCTGAAATCTCCCGATATGTTAAGAACGTCATCGGAAGAATTAGCTATTGCTGCTGGAGTAATATCTGTAACAGTAAATGATACTTTAAATAATTTATATAAATTAGGTTATCTACAAAGGCAACGTGATGGTAAATATATTATTACCCGCTATACTAAACTTCTAGAACGTTGGGAAATGGGCTACGCTGAAACTCTAAGAGCAGAATTGCTACTCGGAACTTTTACACCTATTGTAAAAAGTAAATTTACTGTCTTTTGTGCATCCCTTATTCAAAAAGCAAAGGAAAATAACTTTCTAGTTGGTGGAGAATTAGGAGCTGCAATAGCAACTTCTTATCTTATTCCTACAAGAGCAGTTTTATATGTTAAGGAAAACTATCAATTAATAGCTGAAAAACTGAAACTAAAGCCTTGTTCAGAAGGCGAAATTATTTTTTGTAAGCAATTTGGCTCTTATAACGCTTATGATTATAATCAATCTGAACCTATCATAGACCCGTTATTAATTTATGCTGAGTTGATAATGGAAAATAATAAGCGTTTAGAGGAAACTGCCAAACGTATTTTTATGAAATATATTAAGGATAGACAGCAAAATGCTTGA